Proteins encoded within one genomic window of Streptomyces profundus:
- a CDS encoding PucR family transcriptional regulator, translating to MRPTLAALTQHSALRLRVRAGEDRLDTEVRWAHTSEMTDPTPFLDGGELLLTIGLKLPVDELDAMRAYVARLTAAGVVGLGFGVGVNHPEVTPELLQAVREAGLPLLEVPQRTPFIAISKAVSAAIAAEQYRTVTAGFAAQRELTRAAVSPEGPQALLTRLAAQVDGWAALCDRSGAVTAVAPGWAARRAGRLAEEVRRLGDRPAPASTVCAVPAEDGGPPGADRVELQMVGTGQRDRAVLAIGTAAPLGTTGRYAVQAAVALLTLVTERSLAYQLAESRLGGAVLRMLLSGEPDHARAVAGQLYGGLLDAPLRVVAVEGAEPAALTALGQAIEGAAARAGESVLAAPDGEGLVLLLADGGGAVAACLDHASKSGDGVVVGLSAPTGLAGVDAGYQQAREALLVARRRGDTLVEHDNVAVGSVLPLLGDEAVRAFADGMLRSLREHDKSGRGDLLASLRAWLSRHGQWDAAAADLGVHRHTLRYRMRRVEEILDRSLDDPDLRMELWLALKASGVAARRYPRA from the coding sequence ATGCGACCCACTCTCGCCGCACTCACGCAGCACAGCGCGCTCCGGCTCCGGGTCCGCGCGGGGGAGGACCGGCTGGACACCGAGGTGCGGTGGGCGCACACCAGCGAGATGACCGATCCGACGCCTTTTCTGGACGGCGGCGAGCTGTTGTTGACCATCGGGCTCAAGCTTCCGGTGGACGAACTGGACGCGATGCGCGCCTATGTGGCGCGACTGACCGCGGCGGGGGTGGTCGGGCTCGGCTTCGGCGTCGGGGTCAACCACCCGGAGGTCACCCCCGAGTTGCTCCAGGCGGTGCGGGAGGCGGGGCTGCCGCTGCTCGAGGTGCCGCAGCGCACCCCGTTCATCGCGATCAGCAAGGCGGTCTCCGCCGCGATCGCCGCCGAGCAGTACCGCACGGTGACGGCCGGCTTCGCCGCGCAGCGCGAGTTGACCAGGGCGGCGGTCTCGCCCGAGGGGCCGCAGGCGCTGCTGACGCGGCTGGCGGCGCAGGTGGACGGTTGGGCCGCGCTCTGCGACCGTTCGGGCGCCGTGACGGCCGTCGCTCCCGGTTGGGCCGCGCGCCGGGCGGGGCGGTTGGCCGAGGAGGTACGGCGGTTGGGCGACCGTCCGGCCCCGGCGAGCACCGTCTGCGCGGTGCCGGCCGAGGACGGCGGGCCGCCGGGGGCGGACCGCGTCGAGCTCCAGATGGTCGGCACCGGGCAGCGGGACCGCGCCGTGCTGGCGATCGGCACCGCCGCCCCGCTCGGCACCACGGGCCGGTACGCGGTGCAGGCGGCGGTCGCGCTGCTCACCCTGGTGACGGAGCGCTCGCTGGCCTACCAGCTGGCCGAGTCCCGGCTCGGCGGCGCGGTGCTGCGGATGTTGCTGAGCGGTGAGCCGGACCACGCCAGGGCGGTCGCCGGCCAGCTGTACGGCGGCCTGCTGGACGCGCCGCTGCGGGTGGTGGCCGTCGAGGGCGCGGAGCCGGCGGCGCTGACCGCGCTGGGGCAGGCGATAGAGGGCGCGGCGGCCCGCGCCGGCGAGTCGGTGCTGGCCGCGCCGGACGGCGAGGGCCTGGTGCTGCTGCTGGCCGACGGCGGCGGCGCGGTCGCCGCCTGTCTCGACCACGCGTCGAAGTCCGGGGACGGCGTGGTCGTCGGCCTGTCGGCGCCGACCGGTCTTGCCGGCGTCGACGCCGGCTACCAACAGGCCAGGGAGGCCCTGCTGGTGGCCAGGCGGCGGGGCGACACACTGGTGGAGCACGACAATGTGGCCGTCGGTTCCGTGCTGCCCCTGCTGGGCGACGAGGCGGTGCGGGCCTTCGCGGACGGGATGCTGCGGTCGCTGCGCGAGCACGACAAGAGCGGACGCGGCGATCTGTTGGCCTCGTTGCGGGCCTGGCTCTCCCGGCACGGGCAGTGGGACGCGGCGGCGGCCGATCTGGGGGTGCACCGGCACACGTTGCGCTACCGGATGCGGCGCGTCGAGGAGATCCTGGACCGGTCCCTGGACGATCCGGATCTGCGGATGGAGCTGTGGCTGGCGCTCAAGGCCAGCGGGGTGGCCGCCCGGCGGTACCCCAGGGCCTGA
- a CDS encoding carbohydrate ABC transporter permease, with protein MGRSARTVFVVGCALLWLIPLYLLVVNALIPADAYPGEPSWLPEHFALWDNLRTAWDEAAIGSSFVNSLIYAVVCGAAGVVVAAMAAFAVVVLPVPRPAAWFWLIYSGTVFPLQIFLAPLFGLYADTNLYDSRLGLMLIYAAWAVPFAFFLIRNQMTTMPPEVTEAALLDGASFRRLFWQIHVPLLLPGLGAAFIFQFTAVWNDLLFGITLSRSPEVQPVMAALTTLNTAYGSSGPPVILAGALIVSVPTLLVFLVFRGLFLRGITTNAS; from the coding sequence ATAGGACGCTCCGCACGCACCGTCTTCGTCGTCGGCTGCGCGCTGCTGTGGCTGATCCCGCTCTATCTGCTGGTCGTCAACGCGCTGATCCCGGCCGACGCCTACCCGGGTGAACCGAGCTGGCTGCCCGAGCACTTCGCGCTCTGGGACAACCTGCGGACCGCTTGGGACGAGGCGGCCATCGGGAGCAGCTTCGTCAACTCCCTGATCTACGCCGTGGTGTGTGGCGCGGCCGGGGTGGTGGTCGCCGCGATGGCCGCGTTCGCCGTGGTGGTGCTGCCGGTGCCGAGGCCCGCCGCCTGGTTCTGGCTGATCTACTCGGGGACGGTCTTCCCGCTCCAGATCTTCCTGGCGCCGCTCTTCGGGCTCTACGCGGACACCAATCTCTACGACTCGCGGCTCGGCCTGATGCTGATCTACGCGGCCTGGGCGGTGCCGTTCGCGTTCTTCCTGATCCGCAACCAGATGACCACCATGCCGCCGGAGGTCACCGAGGCGGCGCTGTTGGACGGCGCCAGCTTCCGGCGGCTGTTCTGGCAGATCCATGTGCCGCTGCTGCTGCCCGGCTTGGGCGCGGCGTTCATCTTCCAGTTCACCGCCGTCTGGAACGACCTGCTGTTCGGCATCACGCTCAGCCGCAGCCCCGAGGTCCAACCCGTGATGGCGGCCCTGACCACGCTCAACACCGCCTACGGCTCCTCGGGGCCGCCGGTGATCCTGGCCGGGGCGCTGATCGTGTCCGTGCCGACCCTGCTCGTCTTCCTGGTGTTCCGCGGCCTCTTCCTGCGCGGCATCACCACCAACGCCAGCTGA
- a CDS encoding alpha-mannosidase — MTTRALVRTTAWDNDRIRESLRARVVSAEGVLGTTPVRLTEEPLLRRAADGGLLQSLRVTAEAAGWEPGPLAVRTAAGTALPVERMAGPGGSVRLLVPAVSAPETVTVSLPASSDGVEVTLTPQRQWTLHLIHHSHLDIGYTDPQGRVLAEHLSFLDSCLELTGETDDWSEDSRFRWCVESLWSFKQWADARPAEQVEEFARRVRQGRIELTAMPFNLHSETCSTDELHELLRLSREVARRYGVTFTSAMQTDVPGHVVGMVDALASAGVRYLSVAHNWAGRSVPHLVGGENLPRLFRWKAPSGRSVLVWMTDTPHGLAYMEGPLLGFDTDYGQVDDLLPAYLTSLASNPYPYPGGVFGWSMDQETISREPYPWDVLHLRVQGKFGDNAPPRRIIAETVRRWNETWAYPKLRLSRNEDFFADAESRLGDRIQTFEGDWTDWWVDGVGSGAMPLSLARTAQGVVADAQTLGTFAGVLGAAGPADDSVAAGEVYEAVSLFDEHTWGAGDPWTHGHDHGHSGEDQWHWKYAQARRGHDDGQSLLNRASARLGQRLAQPAGVAASFHVVNTCSFTRTEVAEIFLPESSVPLEQPVELVDARTGERVPHEERPQVNDTHRDAGRFLLARVDEVPAAGSVRLDVVAAEASATDGAAGARLRSATGWNPTGGSNRENPAETAARALARADATVLENAFLRVRVDLARACIASLVDRATGTELVARDPVVGFNGYLHDSYTTAGAFNHNSSRTTASDRLEHLGARAVAPPAALIDRRTTAVAEILVFETRPAGAHTVRTTLTLPHGIARLDVENVVDKDATLGKESAYFAFPFAFENPTVRMEASGGVTGSGLPVVPGSAQHMRAIRRWVTWEENGLTVAWSTQDAPLVQFGNIALPYAPFPKTLDEDEPATVFSWIHNNLWDTNFPSQQAFTLPFRYSVACASGAAGAGLGARTAAATSRPLHAVRARGTAGEREAVATLGLVEIDDPRVRLVGATTPDADGGVLLRLQSFAEEASVCQVRLGFPVDSAQLASYLGEPTDALTVAEGRIDVPLEPLGTTGVLLRRR; from the coding sequence ATGACCACGCGCGCTCTCGTTCGCACCACCGCCTGGGACAACGACCGGATACGGGAGAGCCTCCGGGCCCGGGTGGTGTCCGCCGAGGGGGTGCTCGGCACCACCCCGGTCCGGCTGACCGAGGAGCCGTTGCTGCGCCGGGCGGCCGACGGCGGGCTCCTTCAGTCGCTGCGCGTCACCGCCGAGGCCGCCGGCTGGGAGCCGGGGCCGCTGGCCGTGCGGACCGCGGCGGGCACCGCGCTGCCGGTGGAGCGGATGGCCGGCCCCGGCGGCTCGGTCCGACTGCTGGTGCCCGCGGTGTCCGCGCCGGAGACGGTCACCGTGAGCCTGCCCGCGTCGTCGGACGGCGTCGAGGTGACGTTGACCCCGCAGCGGCAGTGGACGCTGCATCTGATCCACCACTCGCATCTGGACATCGGCTACACCGACCCACAGGGCCGGGTGCTGGCCGAGCATCTGTCCTTCCTCGACTCCTGCCTCGAACTGACGGGGGAGACCGACGACTGGTCGGAGGACTCGCGGTTCCGCTGGTGCGTCGAGTCGCTGTGGTCGTTCAAGCAGTGGGCGGACGCCCGACCGGCCGAGCAGGTCGAGGAGTTCGCCCGCCGGGTGCGGCAGGGCCGCATCGAGCTGACCGCGATGCCGTTCAACCTGCACAGCGAGACCTGTTCCACGGACGAGCTCCACGAGCTGCTGCGGCTGTCCCGCGAGGTCGCGCGGCGGTACGGCGTCACGTTCACCTCGGCCATGCAGACCGATGTGCCCGGCCATGTGGTCGGCATGGTGGACGCGTTGGCGTCGGCCGGCGTGCGCTACCTGTCGGTGGCCCACAACTGGGCCGGGCGCTCCGTGCCGCATCTGGTCGGCGGGGAGAACCTGCCGAGGCTCTTCCGGTGGAAGGCGCCCAGCGGGCGCAGCGTGCTGGTGTGGATGACGGACACCCCGCACGGGCTGGCCTATATGGAGGGCCCGCTGCTCGGCTTCGACACCGACTACGGGCAGGTGGACGATCTGCTGCCGGCCTATCTGACCTCGCTGGCCAGCAACCCCTACCCGTACCCCGGGGGCGTCTTCGGCTGGTCCATGGACCAGGAGACGATCTCCCGCGAGCCCTACCCGTGGGATGTGCTGCACCTGCGGGTGCAGGGCAAGTTCGGCGACAACGCGCCGCCCCGCCGGATCATCGCCGAGACCGTGCGGCGCTGGAACGAGACCTGGGCCTATCCCAAGCTGCGCCTGTCGCGGAACGAGGACTTCTTCGCCGACGCCGAGTCCCGGCTCGGCGACCGGATCCAGACATTCGAGGGCGACTGGACCGACTGGTGGGTGGACGGCGTCGGTTCGGGGGCGATGCCGCTGTCGCTGGCCCGTACCGCGCAGGGCGTGGTCGCCGACGCGCAGACGCTCGGCACCTTCGCCGGGGTGCTGGGCGCGGCCGGACCGGCCGACGACAGCGTGGCGGCCGGTGAGGTGTACGAGGCCGTTTCGCTCTTCGACGAGCACACCTGGGGCGCCGGCGACCCGTGGACCCACGGCCATGACCACGGCCACTCGGGCGAGGACCAGTGGCACTGGAAGTATGCCCAGGCCAGGCGGGGACACGACGACGGGCAGTCGCTGCTCAACCGCGCCTCGGCCAGGCTCGGCCAGCGCCTCGCCCAACCGGCGGGCGTGGCCGCCTCGTTCCATGTGGTGAACACCTGCTCCTTCACGCGCACCGAGGTCGCGGAGATCTTCCTGCCGGAGAGCAGCGTCCCGCTGGAGCAGCCGGTGGAGCTGGTCGACGCGCGCACCGGGGAGCGCGTCCCGCACGAGGAGCGCCCCCAGGTCAACGACACCCACCGGGACGCCGGACGCTTCTTGTTGGCGCGGGTCGACGAGGTGCCGGCGGCCGGCTCGGTACGGCTCGACGTGGTGGCCGCCGAGGCGAGCGCGACGGACGGCGCGGCGGGCGCGCGGCTGAGGTCGGCGACCGGCTGGAACCCGACCGGCGGCAGCAACAGGGAGAACCCGGCCGAGACCGCCGCCAGGGCGCTGGCCAGGGCGGACGCCACCGTGCTTGAGAACGCGTTCCTGCGGGTGCGGGTCGATCTGGCCAGGGCCTGTATCGCCTCGCTGGTGGACAGGGCGACCGGCACCGAGCTGGTCGCGCGGGACCCGGTCGTCGGCTTCAACGGCTATCTGCACGACAGCTACACCACGGCCGGCGCGTTCAACCACAACTCCAGCAGGACCACCGCGTCCGACCGGCTGGAGCACCTGGGCGCCCGGGCGGTGGCGCCGCCGGCGGCGCTGATCGACCGGCGGACCACGGCCGTGGCCGAGATCCTGGTCTTCGAGACCCGCCCGGCCGGCGCCCACACGGTGCGCACCACGCTGACCCTGCCGCACGGCATCGCCCGCCTCGACGTGGAGAACGTCGTCGACAAGGACGCGACGCTCGGCAAGGAGAGCGCCTACTTCGCCTTCCCCTTCGCCTTCGAGAACCCCACCGTGCGGATGGAGGCGTCCGGCGGGGTCACCGGCAGCGGGCTGCCGGTCGTCCCGGGGTCGGCCCAGCACATGCGCGCGATCCGCCGCTGGGTGACCTGGGAGGAGAACGGGCTGACGGTCGCCTGGTCCACGCAGGACGCGCCGCTGGTGCAGTTCGGCAATATCGCGCTGCCCTACGCGCCGTTCCCGAAGACGCTGGACGAGGACGAGCCGGCGACCGTCTTCTCCTGGATCCACAACAACCTCTGGGACACCAACTTCCCCAGCCAGCAGGCGTTCACCCTGCCCTTCCGCTACAGCGTGGCCTGCGCCTCGGGCGCCGCGGGCGCGGGCCTCGGCGCGCGCACCGCCGCCGCCACCAGCCGGCCGCTGCACGCCGTGCGGGCCAGGGGCACGGCGGGCGAACGGGAGGCCGTCGCCACGTTGGGCCTCGTCGAGATCGACGACCCCAGGGTCCGGCTGGTCGGCGCCACCACGCCCGACGCGGACGGCGGGGTGCTGCTGCGCCTCCAGTCGTTCGCCGAGGAGGCGTCCGTCTGCCAGGTGCGCCTCGGCTTCCCGGTGGACTCCGCCCAGCTGGCCAGCTATCTCGGCGAGCCCACCGACGCGTTGACCGTCGCGGAGGGACGGATCGACGTCCCCCTGGAGCCGCTCGGCACCACCGGGGTCCTCCTCCGCCGACGCTGA
- a CDS encoding extracellular solute-binding protein yields the protein MSQPAGKVALHGDNQDWRDPLSSAGQRMRSLAGIELVPEVIPSLESFEQMVKSSLRTNKTPDMLKYWSGYRLQDLARTGGIEDLTSQWEAAEEAGWVDASLRPAFTHQRRVYGLPMNLAYWVFFYNTEVFAELGLEPPTSWDAFIDVCGALKSAGITPLHATTDGRWPAFIWFMEVLSRQDPVFYEELMNGQASYTDARAERALLTIAEFSDNDWFTALDMNHVNAAAGVMRGTVGMMPGGTFFTPNFVSAGGEPGRNLDAFVLPMADPGAPPCMIFESSALVCTVKGPDKREALEAAGSWLHPEVAEAFSHTLQDGSPNPGVVPANPMVAGIVDTVRQSELTLLNRFWELGPPELVEATVDDLAGFLLNPSSYRSTLATMQERADDAWQVWREAARS from the coding sequence ATGAGTCAGCCCGCCGGCAAGGTCGCCCTCCACGGCGACAACCAGGACTGGCGCGATCCGCTCAGCAGTGCCGGCCAGCGGATGCGGTCCCTGGCGGGCATCGAGCTGGTGCCCGAGGTGATCCCGTCCCTTGAGTCGTTCGAGCAGATGGTCAAGTCCTCGTTGCGCACCAACAAGACGCCCGACATGTTGAAGTACTGGTCCGGTTATCGCCTTCAGGATCTCGCCCGCACCGGTGGGATCGAGGATCTGACGTCGCAGTGGGAGGCGGCCGAGGAGGCCGGCTGGGTGGATGCCTCGCTGCGGCCCGCCTTCACCCACCAGCGGCGGGTGTACGGCCTGCCGATGAACCTCGCCTACTGGGTCTTCTTCTACAACACCGAGGTCTTCGCCGAGTTGGGCCTGGAGCCCCCGACCAGCTGGGACGCGTTCATCGACGTCTGCGGCGCGCTCAAGTCGGCCGGGATCACCCCGCTGCACGCCACCACCGACGGCCGGTGGCCCGCCTTCATCTGGTTCATGGAGGTGCTCAGCCGCCAGGACCCGGTGTTCTACGAGGAGTTGATGAACGGCCAGGCGAGCTATACCGACGCCAGGGCGGAGCGCGCCCTGCTCACCATCGCCGAGTTCAGCGACAACGACTGGTTCACCGCGCTGGACATGAACCATGTGAACGCCGCCGCCGGGGTGATGCGCGGCACGGTCGGGATGATGCCGGGCGGCACGTTCTTCACCCCCAACTTCGTCTCGGCCGGCGGCGAGCCGGGGAGGAACCTGGACGCCTTCGTGCTGCCGATGGCCGATCCCGGGGCGCCGCCCTGCATGATCTTCGAGTCCAGCGCCCTGGTCTGCACGGTGAAGGGCCCAGACAAACGGGAGGCGTTGGAGGCCGCCGGGTCCTGGCTGCATCCGGAGGTCGCCGAGGCGTTCTCCCACACGCTTCAGGACGGCTCGCCCAACCCCGGGGTGGTGCCGGCCAACCCGATGGTCGCCGGCATCGTCGACACCGTCAGACAGAGCGAGTTGACGCTGCTCAACCGGTTCTGGGAGTTGGGGCCGCCCGAACTGGTGGAGGCGACGGTCGACGATCTGGCCGGGTTCCTGCTGAACCCCTCGTCCTACCGATCGACGCTGGCGACGATGCAGGAGCGCGCCGACGACGCCTGGCAGGTCTGGCGGGAGGCGGCACGCTCATGA
- a CDS encoding carbohydrate ABC transporter permease — MSAFTTGRPRRRIPVRTPAGGARHNGRQSRKMGGPLAAFPWLLPALALVGVLLVYPFFRSVYGSLFEDNGFSRSFVGLDNYSRLAEDPIFSRSLLNTLMWVAGTLLLPVLLGLLIAVATYRMRFGGVAQLLVVLPYAISGAATAVLWNFMLTTDGAVNQMLRAFGLDGLTHSWLLEWPHNTLAMIVASTWQGTGLNVVLFVIGLRAIPRETVEAASLDGASGWRMFLYVTLPQLRAVTVVVVGMAIVNSLKAFDMIWILTKGGPSRSSETLALTMYRETFRLFHVGYGSAIAVVLTVIVVASAWLYLRRQMPDSARN, encoded by the coding sequence ATGAGCGCCTTCACCACGGGCCGCCCCCGGCGCCGGATACCGGTGCGCACGCCGGCGGGCGGGGCACGGCACAACGGGAGGCAGAGCCGGAAGATGGGCGGTCCGCTCGCCGCCTTCCCCTGGCTGCTGCCGGCGCTCGCCCTGGTCGGCGTGCTGCTGGTCTATCCGTTTTTCCGCAGTGTCTACGGCAGCCTCTTCGAGGACAACGGCTTCTCCCGCAGCTTCGTCGGCCTGGACAACTACAGCCGGCTGGCCGAGGATCCGATCTTCTCCCGGTCGCTGCTCAACACCCTGATGTGGGTGGCGGGCACGCTGCTGTTGCCGGTGCTGCTCGGCCTGTTGATCGCGGTGGCGACCTACCGGATGCGGTTCGGCGGCGTGGCGCAGCTGCTGGTCGTGCTGCCCTACGCGATCTCGGGCGCGGCGACCGCCGTGCTCTGGAACTTCATGCTGACCACGGACGGCGCGGTGAACCAGATGCTGCGCGCGTTCGGCCTGGACGGGCTGACCCACTCCTGGCTGTTGGAGTGGCCCCACAACACCCTGGCGATGATCGTCGCCTCCACCTGGCAGGGCACCGGGCTCAACGTGGTGCTGTTCGTCATCGGCCTGCGGGCCATTCCCCGGGAGACGGTGGAGGCGGCCTCGCTCGACGGGGCGTCCGGGTGGCGGATGTTCCTCTATGTCACGCTGCCCCAACTGCGCGCGGTGACCGTGGTGGTGGTCGGCATGGCGATCGTCAACAGTCTCAAGGCGTTCGACATGATCTGGATTCTGACCAAGGGCGGTCCCTCCCGGTCATCGGAGACCCTCGCGTTGACCATGTACCGCGAGACGTTCCGCCTCTTCCACGTGGGCTACGGCTCGGCCATCGCCGTCGTGCTGACCGTGATCGTGGTCGCCTCCGCCTGGCTCTACCTACGCCGTCAGATGCCCGATTCGGCACGGAACTAA
- a CDS encoding aldehyde dehydrogenase family protein → MTSTTSPQAFWLAGRAARGERTLEVTSPWDGRTVGVVSVPTAEQTEEAVARAAEVAEEFAATPAYVRAAALDHVRAAIEARSDEVARLISAENGKPIKWARVEVARCLSVFRWASDEARRFNGGTAQRLDADAGGTGRLALTRRVPYGPVLGIAPFNFPLNLCAHKVAPAIAAGAPIVLKPAPATPLSGLLLGELLAETELPAGAVSVLPVPNDAMPELVADPRLPVISFTGSVPVGWSIRDSVPRKRVTLELGGNGAAVVLADWADDADLDWAAERIATFSNYQGGQSCISVQRVIADASVYDRLLPRLIAAVDGLVTGDPSDPATDVGPLVSEDAARRVEEWVNEAVAGGASVLAGGTREGASFAPTVLADVPGDARISCDEVFGPVLSVTRVDGEAAAFAAANDSTFGLQAGVFTRDLQAAFRAHRALEVGGVVIGDVPSYRADQMPYGGVKQSGVGREGVQYAMEDYTYERVMVLTGLTL, encoded by the coding sequence ATGACGTCAACGACATCCCCGCAGGCGTTCTGGCTGGCCGGGCGCGCGGCGCGCGGCGAGCGCACCCTGGAGGTCACCTCGCCGTGGGACGGCCGCACGGTGGGGGTGGTCTCCGTGCCCACGGCCGAGCAGACGGAGGAGGCGGTGGCCCGCGCCGCCGAGGTCGCCGAGGAGTTCGCCGCCACCCCCGCCTACGTCCGGGCCGCGGCCCTCGACCACGTGCGGGCCGCCATCGAGGCACGCTCGGACGAGGTGGCGCGGCTGATCTCGGCGGAGAACGGCAAGCCGATCAAATGGGCCAGGGTCGAGGTGGCCCGCTGCCTCTCGGTCTTCCGCTGGGCGTCCGACGAGGCGCGCCGCTTCAACGGCGGCACCGCGCAGCGGCTGGACGCCGACGCGGGCGGCACCGGCCGGCTGGCGCTGACCCGGCGGGTGCCCTACGGCCCGGTGCTCGGCATCGCCCCGTTCAACTTCCCGCTCAACCTCTGCGCCCACAAGGTCGCGCCGGCGATCGCCGCCGGCGCGCCGATCGTGCTCAAGCCGGCGCCCGCCACCCCGCTCTCCGGCCTGCTGCTGGGCGAGTTGCTCGCCGAGACGGAGCTGCCCGCCGGCGCGGTGAGCGTGTTGCCGGTGCCGAACGACGCGATGCCCGAGCTGGTGGCGGACCCGAGGCTGCCGGTGATCTCGTTCACCGGGTCGGTGCCGGTCGGCTGGTCGATCAGGGATTCGGTGCCGCGCAAGCGGGTCACCCTGGAGCTGGGCGGCAACGGCGCCGCCGTGGTGCTCGCCGACTGGGCCGACGACGCCGATCTGGACTGGGCGGCCGAGCGGATCGCGACCTTCTCCAACTACCAGGGCGGGCAGTCCTGCATCTCGGTGCAGCGGGTGATCGCGGACGCCTCGGTCTACGACCGGCTGCTGCCCCGACTGATCGCCGCCGTCGACGGCCTGGTCACCGGGGACCCGTCTGACCCGGCCACCGATGTCGGCCCGCTGGTCAGCGAGGACGCGGCCCGCCGGGTCGAGGAGTGGGTGAACGAGGCGGTCGCCGGCGGCGCCTCGGTCCTGGCCGGCGGCACCAGGGAGGGCGCGAGCTTCGCCCCGACCGTGCTGGCCGACGTCCCCGGCGACGCCCGGATCTCCTGCGACGAGGTCTTCGGGCCCGTCCTCTCGGTGACCAGGGTGGACGGCGAGGCCGCCGCCTTCGCCGCGGCCAACGACTCCACCTTCGGCCTCCAGGCCGGCGTCTTCACCCGCGACCTCCAGGCCGCCTTCCGCGCCCACCGCGCGCTGGAGGTCGGCGGCGTGGTGATCGGCGACGTCCCGTCCTACCGTGCCGACCAGATGCCCTACGGCGGCGTCAAGCAGTCGGGCGTGGGCCGGGAGGGCGTCCAGTACGCCATGGAGGACTACACCTACGAACGCGTCATGGTCCTCACCGGCCTCACTCTCTGA